The Halictus rubicundus isolate RS-2024b unplaced genomic scaffold, iyHalRubi1_principal scaffold0044, whole genome shotgun sequence genome includes a region encoding these proteins:
- the LOC143363375 gene encoding uncharacterized protein LOC143363375, producing MIGASHLRTTSYHPQANGMVERLHRQMKSAIKCHETDNWVDILPIALLGIRTAHKEDLKTSSAEMVYGSGIRLPGEFFVTGREDSQSDFVSRLRQRFRKLKPSPATHHGTRKTFVFKELSTSPYIFLRHDAVKSPLQPPYDGPFRVVKRGDKTFVIDIKGKEVRVSIDRLKPAFILNDDIDENPPQTIVCTWTDDTTVTHSTTDTTATHRTEDRPVLRRSGRRVRFPDRFQAGLR from the coding sequence ATGATCGGCGCATCTCATCTCCGTACGACCTCCTATCATCCTCAAGCTAATGGGATGGTCGAGAGATTGCACCGACAAATGAAATCAGCGATTAAATGCCACGAGACGGATAATTGGGTTGATATATTACCAATTGCCCTACTCGGTATTCGCACAGCCCATAAAGAGGACTTAAAAACGTCTTCCGCGGAAATGGTTTACGGTTCGGGCATCCGTCTTCCGGGAGAATTCTTTGTCACGGGTCGGGAAGATTCACAATCGGATTTTGTGAGTCGGCTTCGGCAACGTTTCCGGAAGTTAAAGCCATCGCCAGCCACGCATCACGGTACACGTAAGACGTTTGTTTTTAAAGAACTGTCTACGTCCCCTTATATATTTTTGCGGCACGACGCGGTCAAAAGTCCGTTACAGCCGCCGTACGATGGGCCATTTCGTGTCGTTAAACGCGGAGACAAAACGTTCGTCATCGACATCAAGGGCAAGGAAGTCAGGGTCTCAATAGACAGGTTGAAACCGGCTTTCATTTTGAACGATGACATTGACGAAAACCCTCCGCAAACTATCGTTTGCACATGGACAGACGATACAACAGTAACGCACAGTACGACCGACACGACCGCAACACACCGTACCGAGGACAGACCTGTTTTACGACGGTCAGGTAGAAGAGTTCGATTCCCTGATCGTTTTCAGGCTGGCCTACGTTAG